One Cucurbita pepo subsp. pepo cultivar mu-cu-16 chromosome LG11, ASM280686v2, whole genome shotgun sequence DNA window includes the following coding sequences:
- the LOC111805139 gene encoding purine permease 3-like, with protein MSAPLPNFVHSQFLDHNSKMHSQPSESFVHNQTKHEQPNQSPDAAVKKFLLAFNCVLMSIGNCGGPLILRLYFIHGGNRVWLSSWLLTGGWPIILLPLVISYFQRRRTSAAGTTTEFIFIKPRLFFASAVIGLLTGLDNYLYAYGVARLPVSTSSLIIASQLAFTAGFAFLLVKQRFTSYSVNAVVLLTLGGAILALHSSGDRPAGESNREYIAGFLMTVGASVLYGFVLPLIELTYKKAKQNLTYTLVLETQFVISLFATILCTIGMLINNDFQAIPREGTEFGLGKTKYYVILALSTIIWQCFFLGAVGVIFYSSSLFSGVVIALLLPATEILAVIFFREKFQAEKGVSLALNLWGFVSYFYGEFKQSSKKKLQLPRAQGSAIQIPNV; from the exons ATGTCAGCTCCTCTTCCCAATTTCGTCCATTCACAATTCCTCGATCACAACTCTAAAATGCATTCCCAACCCTCAGAATCTTTCGTacacaatcaaacaaaacatgaaCAACCAAACCAATCGCCGGACGCCGCCGTCAAAAAGTTCCTCCTCGCCTTCAATTGTGTCTTGATGTCCATCGGCAATTGCGGCGGCCCTCTGATTCTACGCCTCTACTTCATTCACGGCGGCAACCGCGTCTGGCTCTCCAGTTGGCTGTTAACCGGCGGTTGGCCGATTATTTTACTCCCTTTGGTCATTAGTTACTTCCAACGCCGTCGCACTTCCGCTGCCGGAACGACGACGGAGTTCATCTTCATAAAGCCGCGTTTGTTCTTCGCCTCTGCTGTAATTGGCCTTCTCACCGGACTCGATAATTACCTTTACGCTTACGGCGTGGCGCGGCTGCCGGTTTCGACTTCTTCGCTGATTATTGCGTCACAGTTGGCGTTCACGGCTGGGTTTGCGTTTTTGCTGGTGAAACAGAGGTTCACGAGCTACTCTGTAAACGCCGTCGTTTTATTGACGCTTGGTGGGGCGATTTTGGCGTTGCACTCTAGTGGAGACCGGCCGGCCGGAGAGTCGAATAGAGAGTACATCGCCGGATTCTTGATGACGGTGGGAGCGTCGGTGTTGTACGGATTTGTGTTGCCGTTGATTGAATTGACGTATAAGAAAGCGAAACAGAATCTTACATACACCTTGGTGTTGGAAACTCAGTTCGTGATATCTTTATTTGCTACGATTCTATGTACCATTGGAATGCTCATCAACAATGATTTTCAG GCAATTCCAAGGGAAGGGACAGAATTTGGGCTTGGAAAGACGAAATACTACGTGATATTAGCGTTGAGCACCATAATCTGGCAGTGTTTCTTCTTGGGTGCCGTCGGAGTTATCTTCTACTCTTCCTCCCTGTTTTCAGGTGTAGTAATTGCTCTGTTATTGCCGGCGACGGAGATTCTCGCCGTCATCTTTTTCCGGGAGAAATTTCAGGCGGAAAAGGGCGTCTCTCTGGCTCTCAACCTCTGGGGCTTTGTGTCTTATTTTTATGGCGAGTTTAAGCAAAGCAGCAAGAAGAAGCTGCAGCTACCAAGAGCTCAAGGAAGTgctattcaaattcccaatgTTTGA